The Sciurus carolinensis chromosome 5, mSciCar1.2, whole genome shotgun sequence genome segment TTATCTATTTCAGGCTGTACCTGGCAGGTTAGCAGGGCAAGCTAGGTGTGGGGAGGGGGGATGAAAGACTACCCATGTCTGAAACCGGCAGCTTCTGGGACCTCTGACAGGATGGGTTGCTTAacagaaatggtcacaatgtccttaactcacagccacattattttatctccagtactgtccttgtatttaccacagtcagcCCAACTCAGTGATTTTATTAGCACCCATTTTAgtttggtcaatcttaactagatatatttgtttcATATCACAGGGTCTCTACTCTTTcacaattatcaaaataaaaatcagctcCTCCAATCTTTTCTCATCATTTTGTTCTCAAAAATATGACTTATAaaatgtttgctttaaaaaaaaaaaaaaatcatttaaaatgggcatggtggcatatgcatgtaatctcagctactcaggagcgggaggaaggaggatcacaaattccaagatcagcttcagcaacttagagagatcttgtctcaaaataaaaataactaggaATGTAGGTCAGTGAAGTGCACGCCTATgaaatccctagtactggaaagaaagaaagaagaaaaaaagggagggaagggaggaaagaagagatgaaagaaagagagagagagagagaaaggaaggacaaaaggaagggaggaagggacagtTAACCAACTtaaatgttttggttttttatagctgaagaatattttctttattcttccttccaGACACCTCAGttgattacatttatatgtaaaatgtacacaaacacacacatacatgcacacaagcaGGTACACACCAGTGGGATAGCTTGATCATAAGGAAGTTACATTTTCAGTTTCTTGAGGAACATCCATATTCTTCTATAATGACCTACTGTAATCACTTTTGATGTGACATTGCTAATGGTgatattctgtttttctcatttggtatacatttattttattataatttttccaaaaggaaGAGTTGCCACTTATCCCTCTTGATTTCTGTATCTCGTTAATTGTATACAACAGTAGGGACTCATGGAAATCTATTTCTTTAGGTTTTATTCTCTTGCTATACTATCTTTTATCGTTATTGTTCAAGTTCTTTCTAATATTACTCCTCAATACTGAAATCAATCAGTTCTCTGAAGAATCCTGACCCTTTAGATGACAGGCAGAAACCAAGATATTGGTGTTTGTTGTGATCATTGCTACTGCAGTTTCACTGTTCTATCCCTCTCAGTGAATAGACATATAAACTTACGTATTCATGTTTATGTATCTCCTGTGTGTTATAGtatgtgtgcatgtctgtgttgcatgtgtgtgtttatgagagagaaaactcatcAAGTCTTGCAGTTATAATGTGAAGAAATGTGGCACTATACTTACCTATATCTATCatctataaaaatatgtttataaatatgcatttattcatataaatattttatctgtatCTAGTTTTATATATATCTGCATATTGCCTATGCTTactataattacatataaaaatatatctaaatttATATCCATACACATTTATGCATAATATCTGCATGTATCGATATCAATagagtatatgtatgtgtattggGTATCTATATTTCTATCTTGTTCTTTTGCATGCCACCTTATTATAACATTTCTATGTGAAAAATAACTATGATTTATCATTGGAATAAAATGAATGCATtgtatctaaaaaaatttttagtaacTTCAATTCTATCAACTCTTAAGGTTTGCTAAGGTTTACattcatataattaaatatagagtcttttaaatttttattttcaattcatcTTACTCGTGGGAAATTAAATTATCAATCAATACTTGCTCATGTTAGGTCTAGATGTACCCAAActatatttggaatatataaaattatatattgcaTTTGGCTTTACCAAGTGCTacaaactattttaatttttctgcaatGTCTAGTATTAactatgaagaatgaaatttttaagAGTATGTTTTAAACTGTAAACACTACCTTCTTCTTCActtaaagtattataaaaatatcagcTACAGCAAAAAgctaacaaaaattaaaattgaatataatCTCTATCTGTTAAAGCTGGTAAATATCTGGTAAATacttatatgattttatatagtGAACTTTTTTAGAATTAAGTCAAATTGAACATAAACAGACATACATCCATTGGATTAAAACTTCATTGTACAGAAACACTGCTTTTAGCAAACTCAGGAATCCAACCTTTACTTATTTCATTGAAGATATATTTCACCTCCATAGATTGAAATTCTCTCTCACTCAAGCTATTGTTCAAATGTAAGTAAGTTCTTCACAGGTCACCTTTGGAGATTAATTTATTAGGCCTGTATCAAAtctagtaagaaaataaaaaagaacttaaaagaacTTATAATGCCTgaaaaatacatatgcaaaaaaatttaatagaaagatAGTACTTCATCACCAATGGGATTTATTCTATAaaagaagtgtttttaaaaaaatttaaaacaatcgAAGCATGGAAGATATTCacattaactgaaaaaaaaaaaggaatgaaagcaTATAATCACGTTGTATCATAACATTTAGATTACTGCTTCCTTAAGTTTGTGACAGTattcatcaattaaaatatatggacttaacacattttaaagggtttttttttcatttaaaatttgaagtacaTTTTATCTATGATAcatagttcattttatatttcttactgGATTAGAAAGGTTAGGCTATTTTTTCAGGTAacttttatattgtatttaatttttgaaatatttgggcatcaatttgtttataatattattttgtgtatctTAATATAAAATCCATCTCCTTTTTCATTACTGATATTCACAACTTACATTTCCTATAATTTCTAATGATCTTAAAAAGATTAACAACATCAATGTTTTCAACAAACATGCTTTAtgctttattgattttctctataatgtgtttgttttctgtgggtatattttttctatttttatttttgttatttccctTATCCTACCATCTTTGGGTaagattttctctcctttctgtgtctttagttggaaatgaaataattagattttaCTCTCCTCTTTtatcctccttctcctctttgtACTACTACATTTCCccccctcttcttttttccccctccttgtTCTCTTCCTACAGTTtgccttctttgttttttaaattatttttaaattattattatttgtttttctgatactGGCGATAGAACCCAggtgtacttaaccactgagccatatctccagcctttttcattttatttatttattttttaattttactttttattctgagacagagtcttgctaagttgctgagagtctcactaaattgctgaggctggccttaaacttggaatAATCCTTCCTAAACCTccagaattactgggattacaggcatacccaCCAAACCCTGCTGTCTTCTTTTTATTGGGGGGCGgggtttaccagggattgaactcaggggcactcaaccagtcagccacatccccagccctttttcgtattttattagaggcaggctctcactgagttgcttagcacctcacttttcctggctggctttaaacttgcaattctcctgcctcagcctcctgagtggctgggattataggcgtgtgccactgcactcagtttatcttctttatttttaaccattatttgccactatgtatttttatgtagGGAGAGCTCACCAATTTTGAGATTTTGTTTCTACAGtttcattcaaaatataatttcctttttaacctTTTTTGACCCATTGAAAATTAGGATTCCTTATTTTAAAGGCATTTGCTGATTTTCAagattcattgattttattttttcaatttaaatttatattaactGATCTATAAAAATTGTATACATAAATTGGTcttgttcattttattgattacttatttctttcatatatgtacTTGGTTGCAGAAATGACATTAGGATCTtctttaatttgttatttttaataaattacaaaTTCCATTCCTGCTAATTTAAATTATAGGCTAGGTATGTTCAATGACATGTTGTAAAGATATAAGGAGTCTGAGTTATGCTGTATTTATTTAAAGGGTAGTGAATTTTGTTATAACAAACATTAGCTCTCAGATCTTGAACTTTCATATTGTTTCACTGATATATGGGAGTGTTTTTTAAGgaatagtgttttgtttttatcttagtTCTGGTATGTATTGTTAGCAATTCTTAAGTTACTCAAATAACTGACAAAAGCTTGGGTAAGGACTGTCTTTAAGCAGGGCAATGATTCCCACCCCTTTTGGCCTTGAAAAGCTATTTCTGTCTACATTCACTTATCAGTCACAGTCACTCAGTGGTTAGAATCTGCTGGTTATACTGTTTACCTTGACTGCACAGCTTAGATTTCATTTGCAAAACTACAGTGACCCTCCAGGGGAATTGTTGGTTACCTGGTCTGCTCTGGGATATCCTTCAACACTTTGATCCCCAATCCAGCTACTTAGTAGCCATGAACTTTGGAACTTGCTTTCTCAGACTACTGAGAGCTGAATATACTGCTTTAACTCTATTTGGATGCTATGAAAAGTACACTTTCCTCACACAGAAACCAGGGAAAATGTGGATGCCCCATGAATGTGCCCTTTTCATGGGTTAGAGTCTTAATAAAATTTGGTGTTGAATTTATCAAAACAGTTGCTTCACTTACTTGTCAAATTTTATCCCTGTAAAGCAGGAGGGACATCATAGTACTcagtattcaaaattttaaatcagagatCTAAGAATTTGGTCCTTCCTCCATAGTAcaggaattattttgttttcataatttctcaaTGACTCTGAATCTCAGTTATCAGTGGGTAAATGTGATTAGTATGACTACTTAGGACTGCAAGAAATACAACAAAAGGACATCTGATGTTATTTTCGTCTTACTTGAATTTAACTATAGATTTCTagatgaaagagagagggagggaggaaagaatggaaagcaggggagagagatttttttttttcctttcaagctGGTTAttgtactcaaaaaaaaaaaaaaaaaaaaacaacaacaccaCCAGTAGAAGTATTCCTGTAATGTGGAAATGGGTTTACCCACTGGGTTTACATCTAATTCATTCCAATTTTCTTCTGCATAGCACATCACTGTAAATTTTAGTGCCTAAAAACAACtatgatcattttatttcttctcatagTTTCTGTGGGGCAAGAATTTGGGAAGGCTTGACTTCTCCAGATAATTTCTGCATTTACTTAATTATGGGGAATCTAACACAATTTTACTCATTACATGTCCTACAATATTTTGTATACCCTAACAAGTGAATTTTCCCTGAAATATATACTCTACAGCTGGTAAGTTCAAAAATGTACAAATGAAGCATTCTGAGAAGTCCTATCTTAAGTAATGAGTTTTCAAAGGCTAGCTAAGAAGTACCTGTATCTATTATCAAAAAATAATGGTGAGGGAGAAGTCCAAggtaaaaatttttcttaactgTAGTAAGAAGCGTTTGGATTCCTGGGTTTGCTAAAAGTATGATGCTTCCCTATAATAAAATCTAAATTACATATAttcatgtgcacatgcatgcagtgAAACCTGACAAACACAAGCTGGTGCAACTCAGAGGAGAGAGTAGGCAGTTTTAATAACTCCAATAAACTCTTAAGAGAGCATGATAACAAAAAATTACTTATCTATCCTTTTGTGCTCCATTATACATGAAAAGAATAGGTAGGAATAAATCCCCTTCATGCTTATTTTGGCATTTATGGGCTTGGGGCCACATgctttattgtctttttttaaaacaaattcctcACATAGATTCATAGGTCTAGGATTAGCAATATGTGGAGGAAACAGAATCAGTAGAAGACAAAGGTCtatctacatatatgtatataatatatatctgtaGCTATCTATATAAATTATTAGGAGCAATTGATTCATATGATTATAGAAATTGAGAAGATTCCTGATGTGCTGAGTACAAGCTAGATTACTTGGGAGAGGTTGTGCATCTCAGTtagtctgaaggcctgagaacagTTATGTGGTTTCAGTTCTGGGGCATCTGAAGACCTATGCTAAGCCCAGATAGGGAGCAGAAGAAATGCGTTTTCTTTCTTCACCTTTAGTTCTATTCAGGTCCTTGACAGATTCCATGATACTCACCTACATCCAGgaaggcaatctgctttactGAGTCTACTAATTCAAAAATACCATTCAATTAATACCATAACTTTTCCAGAAACACCCTCTTAGATGTACCCAGAAATATTGTTGTCACCCTGTGTCCCAGGAAAATCACACCTACAATTAACTACCAGAATCCACAATTTAAATACAGAAatcttttattgaatattaaaatactgTGTGAAAATGCAACGTCAGAGCCTacataaactttatttaaaatggaaaaaatatacaacattttaaaacacagCTCAGTAAAATATCTGTACATGTTACATAGTAATAATGAGGCAGAGTGCAGTCATCCAATCTTACCTTGGAAAAATGTCTAGCTTCCTTATATGCAAACTGAAAGCAAAAGCTATGTGTGATTCACTAAGCAATATCTCTCAAAATAGAATGTATACAACATAAAATTGATATATACACCTCAAAATAAAGTGCAATATTTATAAAAGGACTGTGAGAAAGCCTGTATAAAttgtattatataaataattgtcAGTCAGACTGCTAGTAGGTGCTGTAAAATGTGTGGGCATTAATGGAGACACAGGTACACAGTCATATACAAAGGAAGACGGCTCTGTGGAGCTGGAGGCAGAAATTGGAGTGAAGCAGCTGCAAGCTGAAGAATGCTAAGAATTTTTGGCAACTACTAGAATCCAGGAAGAGGCAAGGCTGGGTGATTCCCTAGAGCCCACAGAGGGCCCATGGCCCTACCATCACCTTGTTTGGACTTCAGGTCTCTAGAGCTGTGAGAGAAGAAATTCAACTGTTTGAAGCCATCAGCTTGTAGTCCTTTGTCATGGCAGCTCTAGGAAGCTAATACATACTTTAAATGGTTTCCTTTATGTTTGTCCACAATGATAACTCATCTTGATCATCATGTATTGACAAAGGAGACTTTCTACTTGAGAATTGCTTTGTACTTAGTAGAGTTTTATTATTTAGCATTTATTGTAGTTAGAATCTGCTGGTGACAAAACCTGTTTACATTTGTCTGAAAATGCCtctctttctttgaatttctatAAAGCACATCAAAGagtattgaattttaaaaaatatatttatatatataataacatgaCATATCTATGTACAACATGGCTGGGACAGTTGAAGGAACTATACAACGATGTTCAGCATTTTCCCCTTCCCACATGGACTTTAGATTAAGAATGACAGCATGAGGAAATGAAGCAAGagacacaaaaaaattatatacaattacAAGTGACAGTCAAGGAGTTTGGGGTCCAGGGAATTCAGGGATcctgccctctcccttccttcctcaccaACCTTTTCCTATCAATCTGAATAACAACCAGAAAACTTAGTAGTCAGTCAGGAGAGCAGTATATACCCACCTCACCCCCATGTACACATCAGCAAGTTTACCAGTTATTCTCAACAGGCCACATGTTTGGCATATTAGAATCTGTAAGGCGAAAGGGCAAGAGAGGATTACAGAATCCTGCTTACTTGAACAGTTCAGTCTCAGCCTGACCCTCTTGGTCACAACTAGCAGGTTGCATTCAGTAAGATTCAGGCTAAGCTATTAATAACCAGATTGAACAAGCTGGTCACCATAACCCTTCCACCTGTTTCTGAATCAGCACTGCTACCTCTCCTTTATCACATAAAAGCTGGGTTTCTGAGCTCTAGGAAGATCAATTTTAGTCTTCCTGCCTTAACCACTTTCCCCAGTTTCCGCCAAGGTGAATCATCTCCTAAGAAGCTGCTACTCCAGCCCTGCAGTAGAACTAAGTCCTGGGGGAGGGGCTAGCTCAGtttatccctttttctttccctaataATGCACCTGGCATCTAATTACATCTAAAAACATGGGTCTCCAAATGGGCTTGACTGAACATGTTTCCTCAGGCGCATCAGCTCTGCTGCCAGAGCAGCTTGTAAGCAGGTAAGGCCCAGAGTAGGCAGGGAAAGTGTGTGGAATAGAGGTAAAAATCTTCCCTGgctagctattttttttttttttcttgaccctCAAGATCATGATACCTATAAAGTTCTGTTGCCTGAATAAAGACCTCAAATCTCAAACTTCCTTTTCATGTAGCCCTGAATAGTTCCCCTCTGTAGTATTTTCTCAGTAATACAAAGCAGAGGTTCACCCATGGGCCTTTCTCACTTTTAGTTTTATGATGAACTAGCATAAAGTTTTTCTGCTGGCAGATacagaattttagaatcagaatcAAACTTATACATATTTaactctattttacagatgaggaaacaaatgCAGAGGCTAAATGACATTAGTTATATAACAAGTTATATAACAGTACTTCCAAGACTGAGTGAAACTAGAACCCAAATATCTCTGACTCCTGAACCAGTGCTCTTAGATCCTCTATTCAACAAAACTTTCAAAAGTGACATGCTGGAAGAGAGAGAGTAGTTGCCCATTTTCCATCAATAATGTTCATCAATGTTTACATTATTTGCAAGCCAGGGCAAACGATAAGAGATACTAAATAAAGGAGGTAAAGTGGGCAAATCAGTTTTCCTTTTTGAGGGTTCTCTAAACCTTCCATAATGAAAACATGAAGCAATAGCAGTCTAAGGGACAAAACACTTAGAAACACAGAAAACACGTCTCATTCAATCTACCTTTCCCAACTATGTCAGGTTAGTCTTGGGATGTTAAAACTGCCACATTATTCCCAAGGCTCAGCCTAACTAATGTGGAGACATTCtctttcaaaaaggagaaatcatatcTCCCCAGTTTCTCACAAAAGAAAGTTTGCAGCATTTCCAATCCTAGTCTTTCCTATTTCTGGGCCCCTACCTGGGCTACAGTGAGGGTATGGAAgtctgaaacaaagaaacaaactcaGAGCCCCTCTTCAACCTACATTACCTTTCAGTAACCCCCAGCAGAATCTCAAGTCTTTCCTAGCTAGCAAGTTGAGAAGATCTGACTAAGTGCCCATTCCATCCCTGCCTACAATATATAAAGTCCAGAGggtgaggaaggggaagagagagggaccCAGGTTACCCTGCAAGCTTGCTGGTGACGAGTGAGAACTTTCTCTGGGGCAGATCCTGTGGGGTAGGGATGTGGTCACCAGTCACCAGGTTCTTGTCTGGTCCTGCACTTGGCAACTGCTTATTCTTCATCTTGACTTTGGCCATGTTGTAGTCTCCTGAGTCAAAGTACTTTTGCCCTTTCTGGAGTCTCTTCATGAGGAAGTCAGAGCCTCCAGGCTTTTGTCCTAGGTTTGGATATTTGGCCTTTAGCTTTGCCTCCTCAGCTCTCTCAGGGAGACTACCTTCTTTCTCTTGTGTGTCCTGCTTCTCCTCGCCGGTTTCCTCCGCAGGGTTCTCTTCTTCTAGTTTCTGGGACATGACGGGACCGGGACTGTGGAGTGCAGGGGACCTGGAAAGTCAACCGgagaagagaagggggaggggaaacGGGGACAACCTGCGCTGCTGCTTCAGCTCCTGTCACTGTGGTTGCTCAGTCAAAATGGCGGCCCTTGAGAGTATTGAAATTTTGATTAATGGTTTGAGTTAAATAACATACAAGATTATTGTTTGGAAATTCAAACTAATCATTTTAAAGATCTATCAATTCTGTTTTCCTTGAAAATGAACTTTAGAATGTTATCAATATTAGTCtagtgattggattatttttatttccttaatgtgct includes the following:
- the LOC124985355 gene encoding alpha-endosulfine-like encodes the protein MSQKLEEENPAEETGEEKQDTQEKEGSLPERAEEAKLKAKYPNLGQKPGGSDFLMKRLQKGQKYFDSGDYNMAKVKMKNKQLPSAGPDKNLVTGDHIPTPQDLPQRKFSLVTSKLAG